The following are encoded together in the Babesia microti strain RI chromosome II, complete genome genome:
- a CDS encoding alkaline phosphatase D (overlaps_old_locusTagID:BBM_II01775), which translates to MSTLHVAPFLISQLFTIVMCIDYLKESEKLAMYYEKTYGHQLVSLEPDEIELKALKTLAFGSCHSLRNAPTEGTTIWDKISAYKPDLFLWIGDAVYSNETNCDVVKQAYIDMKKYKPYVEFAKDTRVDGVYDDHDYGINDGDRYFPCKYLTKTYFLDFINKPKDHYRRNRDGVYFSIEYRDPKNPNNVVKIILLDVRFNRDPYRHHSHRGKGKISFFLESFRRSIDAYFNLHCSHKGDFLGETQWQWLEGQLHNSKASAHILISSIQVYNKCNYQESWKLLPYAQKRLTTLLFKTQPKGLVILSGDVHYANIEGDQNLYEITSSSMTHSFKIKYSKISYILSILAKHNSNDPYFYNNFGLIKYEYKDHMEATYLLVNDQGEIVRTYLQRFDESINPYRNLSKSNILCYFFHECFMISKCLAFLIFILAVPITYSFYMIFIKFYKKKEAFDTLI; encoded by the exons ATGTCAACGTTACATGTTGCACCTTTTTTAATATCGCAATTATTCACAATCGTTATGTGCATTGATTACTTAAAAGAATCAGAGAAGCTGGCTATGTACTATGAAAAAACATACGGTCACCAATTAGTGTCGTTAGAACCAGACGAAATTGAACTAAAAGCACTGAAAACACTTGCATTTGGTAGCTGCCATTCATTACGCAATGCGCCAACAGAAGGTACTACGATTTGGGACAAAATCTCAGCATATAAACCTGATCTCTTTCTTTGGATAGGAGACGCAGTTTATTCCA ATGAGACAAACTGTGATGTTGTCAAACAAGCGTATATAGATATGAAAAAGTACAAGCCGTATGTGGAGTTCGCTAAGGATACTAGGGTAGACGGGGTATACGATGATCATGACTATg GAATAAATGATGGAGACCGCTACTTCCcttgcaaatatttaactaaAACATACTTTCTGgattttattaacaaaCCAAAAGACCACTACAGAAGAAATAGAGACGgtgtatatttttcaatagAATATAGAGATCCAAAAAACCCTAATAACGTTGTAAAAATCATTCTTCTTGACGTTAGGTTCAATAGGGACCCATATAGACATCATTCACATCGTGGCAAAGggaaaatatcattttttttagAATCATTCAGGCGTTCAATAGATGCATATTTTAACCTCCATTGCTCACACAAGGGGGATTTTCTAGGTGAAACCCAATGGCAATGGCTTGAAGGCCAACTTCATAATTCGAAAGCCTCGGCTCATATACTGATATCTTCAATCCAAGTATACAACAAATGCAATTACCAAGAGTCGTGGAAACTCCTACCATATGCTCAAAAACGCCTCACGACATTACTATTTAAAACGCAGCCCAAAGGTCTAGTTATTCTCTCCGGTGACGTGCACTATGCAAATATAGAGGGAGATCAG AATTTATATGAAATAACTTCTAGTAGTATGACGCATAGcttcaaaattaaatacaGCAAGATATCTTATATACTATCAATATTAGCAAAGCATAATAGCAATGATCCATACTTTTACAACAATTTTGGGCTGataaaatatgaatataaagaTCATATGGAAGCTACTTATCTCCTTGTAAATGATCAAGGTGAAATAGTACGCACATATTTACAGCGATTTGATGAATCAATTAACCCTTATCGGAACTTATCAAAGAGCAACATATTGTGCTATTTCTTCCACGAGTGCTTTATGATATCAAAGTGCTTAGCGTTcttaatatttatacttGCAGTCCCAATAACTTACTCattttatatgatattcattaaattcTACAAGAAGAAGGAAGCGTTTGATACTTTGATTTGA
- a CDS encoding integrator complex subunit 11 (overlaps_old_locusTagID:BBM_II01780) — MSGVVGVCVLGAGQDVGRSCVIVTIGGRKVMFDCGAHSGYNDNRRYPLFSLLESKESPITVNSSNKTEKISNFDIDCIILTHFHIDHCGALPYFTENLGYDGPILMSYPTKALTPILLKDSCRVQSLKHTKKNPIMDSDKSFMALLNENPAASYEESLNFTEQSVEKSLSRAIPLQLHSDTHIGDLTIRPYYAGHVLGASIFAVRYKSQLVVYTGDFNTMSDKHLGPAKIPKLEPDVLICESTYATIVRPSRRSAEVELCKAVKDTLDHGGKVLIPVFAVGRAQELAIILECFWKRVNLNYPIYFAGGMSERASTYYKLHSSWASDGQLFESTLISAFDHDFINEKRPMVLFATPGMLNGGLSLSVCKAWAPDPHNLIIIPGYCIQGTVGNRLIMGEKLIKTVNGVIDIKCKIRYLSFSAHADSAGIQQFINHVSLIITYIRPKNIILVHGERDGIQKFARHIKSEFGIPVFCPQTGQSITIKTESSDPDEKVWVDYQLYNSVVDKLAHQNPTLTRIVKSWSQSLDLSSNDANEILARSQELDISSIHAVALRVNNLPCLFSEMTLINSALTEYNKQQVSPKEPKFDVKSIWQTSEIECDIDVWNSALMKLSNNSQLYHTAHTLHITEERCWTDGFEANRDGKTVTIKWLQIQETGSSIAPHCQYLGETLEQLLIG; from the exons ATGAGTGGAGTGGTTGGGGTGTGTGTACTGGGGGCTGGCCAAGATGTGGGCAGATCTTGCGTTATTGTTACTATAGGCGGCAGAAAGGTCATGTTTGACTGCGGTGCGCACTCTGGATACAATGACAATAGGAGGTATCCTCTATTTTCGTTATTGGAATCTAAAGAATCCCCTATTACAGTGAATTCCAGCAATAAAActgaaaaaatatcaaattttgacatcGATTGTATCATACTAACTCATTTTCACATCGATCATTGTGGAGCTCTGCCTTATTTTACTGAAAACTTAGG gtaCGATGGACCCATCTTAATGAGTTATCCTACCAAAGCACTAACTCCTATTCTGCTAAAAGACAGCTGCCGAGTACAATCCCTGAAACATACGAAAAAGAATCCTATAATGGACAGTGATAAATCTTTCATGGCGTTACTTAACGAAAATCCAGCTGCCTCATACGAAGAATCACTCAATTTCACTGAGCAAAGTGTTGAAAAATCGTTGTCTCGTGCTATACCACTACAACTGCACTCTGATACCCATATTGGCGATTTGACAATTAGGCCTTACTATGCAGGGCATGTCCTTGGGGCATCAATATTTGCCGTAAGATATAAATCTCAACTTGTTGTATACACAG GCGACTTCAATACGATGTCTGATAAACATTTGGGACCGGCAAAGATACCTAAGCTGGAGCCAGATGTGTTGATCTGTGAAAGCACATATGCCACCATTGTACGTCCATCAAGGAGATCAGCGGAAGTGGAATTATGCAAAGCGGTTAAAGATACGTTGGATCATGGG GGTAAAGTGCTGATACCCGTGTTTGCTGTAGGCCGTGCCCAAGAATTAGCGATCATTTTGGAGTGTTTTTGGAAGCGAGTAAATTTGAACTATCCCATATATTTCGCTGGTGGTATGTCAGAAAGGGCATCTacatattacaaattacacTCGTCATGGGCTTCAG ATGGGCAATTGTTTGAATCTACTTTGATAAGCGCCTTTGATCATGACTTTATCAACGAGAAGCGGCCAATGGTTTTATTTGCTACACCTGGAATGTTGAATGGAGGGTTATCTCTTAGTGTATGCAAGGCTTGGGCACCAGATCCccataatttaataataattccAGGCTACTGCATCCAAGGGACGGTGGGCAATAGACTCATTATGG GTGAGAAGTTGATTAAGACCGTCAATGGTGTAATTGATATCAAGTGCAAGATTAGATACTTATCATTTTCCGCCCATGCTGATTCTGCTGGCATTCAACAGTTTATCAACCATGTAAGTTtaattataacatatattcGGCCAAAAAACATTATTTTGGTGCACGGGGAGAGGGATggaatacaaaaatttgccagGCACATAAAATCGGAATTCGGCATACCa GTTTTCTGCCCTCAAACAGGCCAATcaattacaataaaaacGGAATCTAGTGATCCAGATGAAAAAGTATGGGTGGATTATCAACTTTATAATAGCGTGGTAGATAAGCTGGCCCATCAAAACCCGACCCTGACTAGGATCGTTAAAAGTTGGTCTCAATCCCTAGATCTATCTTCCAATGATGCAAACGAAATTCTCGCTAGATCGCAAGAATTAGATATATCAAGTATACATGCAGTAGCACTGcgtgtaaataatttaccGTGTTTGTTTTCAGAAATGACTCTAATCAATAGTGCTTTGACTGAGTATAATAAGCAACAAGTATCACCAAAGGAGCCCAAGTTTGATGTAAAATCTATATGGCAAACTAGCGAAATAGAATGTGATATTGATGTGTGGAACAGTGCATTGATGAAACTATCAAACAATTCCCAATTATACCACACCGCACATACATTGCACATTACCGAGG AACGCTGCTGGACTGACGGATTTGAGGCTAACCGCGATGGCAAAACTGTCACAATAAAATGGTTACAGATACAAGAAACCGGTTCGTCTATTGCCCCCCATTGCCAATATCTAGGAGAAACCCTTGAACAGTTGCTGATTGGATAG
- a CDS encoding Cap-specific mRNA (nucleoside-2'-O-)-methyltransferase 2 (overlaps_old_locusTagID:BBM_II01780;~overlaps_old_locusTagID:BBM_II01785), which yields MADHSSTSVPFITKRFEFESNLNNLLVNADYVKPSTIQCHKCKLKNRICVCQTIDSEIGSTDGYVIDELLECKKNLNELRNCLDEIDISQWSRHTNLHDNTSLIHHTLAQTAKGEAFELLTNAWIKFYEILFQCNLLDLCNPPVSNIVSSFHIAECPGSFISALNHYLHTIKGGAKLRWKATSLNPYFEGNNHNVILKEDILFRDTYYHWIKGLDDSGDITIKENLEYIWSSTRPNKYSKELFLADIVTADGSFNCQHAPNQQEILTAKLIYSELVCALGMLRVGGVLLLKMFTLFEHTSLSIFVILSICFKRLQVVKPVLSKDSSAEIYVLGICFNGIGSALLSKLCNVIGKLGNNALIPSKWIPHEFRSEYIMCAKYFSEFQTRWLRQTISLFNQPNDENNLYKLKREFAKKFIEKNKILPLPITSRLVPSPTFMNGLITGAETSSIGHMDCRWYSTLQDRINHYVKYTNLQRYMQNNKNSTLAIVEVTWSETCNKRNRSDISNYGSNKFEYFTVLEGKNAVIDKLLQSLTLQLYLKENWFAPVKSLDTNGYKMSYFVDNDLMYDCIDINSKICGEINPITFADCVEIYCASGEMLSDPAALPSSTAVDLSLILQKFGTAGEFLHGRYPKYAEITNDTTQKFAATCLLKRHSCSGHIIYTRNNSFNLPEKETNFHFESATDLMQALDSFVGSGKIISSKIVDLLALYNEGKTYKHLVEMSLSDATKRSYNFVYIDPVAGLPYFKDPFGAEVNSKIILTGQLVLGINLIADGGDLVIHLSTTLTRYTVCLILALRCVFDNVNLFRPSSVPNWSKRNYLICRKFNDKDNCVFRHYIQCLWDANSLHNQSKLAVLQPLLPIYFSAPDFVRPLYEYNTMLLRLELEDLKLRLQSNGNGSGTNECSGGSENVASFICEYLKDYLYPGDLAKYSITPTKNLDPNMEQEVDIESPLISSPEPSPTLLSEIWCDGNSA from the exons ATGGCAGATCATTCCAGCACTAGCGTCCCTTTCATAACTAAGagatttgaatttgaatcaaatttgaacaatttgcTAGTTAACGCTGATTATGTTAAACCTTCCACTATACAATGTCACAAATGTAAGCTTAAAAATAGGATTTGTGTTTGTCAAACCATTGACAGTGAAATAGGGAG TACAGATGGTTATGTAATTGATGAGTTGCTGGAGTGCAAGAAGAATTTGAATGAGCTACGTAATTGCcttgatgaaattgacatAAGTCAGTGGTCTAGGCATACAAATTTGCACGATAATACATCACTTATCCATCATACTTTGGCTCAA ACAGCCAAAGGCGAAGCCTTCGAGTTGCTCACAAATGCTTGGATCAAGTTTTATGAGATACTTTTCCAATGCAATCTCCTGGATCTCTGTAATCCACCTGTCTCTAACATCGTTTCATCATTTCACATTGCTGAATGCCCCGGATCATTCATTTCCGCtctaaatcattatttacataccATAAAGG GCGGTGCAAAATTGCGATGGAAAGCAACTTCTTTAAACCCATATTTTGAAGGGAACAATCATAATGTTATACTTAAGGAGGATATTCTATTCAGGGATACCTATTACCACTGGATAAAAGGATTGGATGATTCGGGGGACATAACAATTAAGGAGAATCTAGAATACATTTGGAGCTCAACTAGGCCAAACAAATACTCGAAGGAGTTGTTTCTAGCTGATATAGTCACAGCAGATGGCTCTTTCAATTGTCAGCATGCTCCAAATCAACAGGAAATACTTACAGCAAAACTAATATATTCAGA GCTTGTGTGCGCTTTGGGAATGTTGAGAGTTGGAGGAGTTCTATTGCTTAAAATGTTCACCTTGTTCGAGCACACATCTCTATCCATTTTTGTGATACTTTCCATATGTTTTAAGAGGTTGCAAGTGGTAAAACCAGTGCTATCAAAAGATTCTAGCGCtgaaatttatgtattagGCATATGTTTCAATGGAATAGGCTCAGCACTCTTGTCTAAGTTGTGCAATGTCATTGGTAAGTTGGGGAACAATGCTTTGATACCTTCTAAATGGATCCCACATGAATTCAGATCAGAGTACATTATGTGTGCTAAATATTTCTCAGAATTCCAAACGCGATGGCTCCGCCAAACAATTTCACTATTTAACCAGCCTAACGACGAAAACAATCTGTATAAATTAAAGAGAGAATTCGCCAAGAAGTTTATCGAGAAgaacaaaatattaccaTTGCCCATAACTAGTAGATTAGTGCCTAGCCCTACATTCATGAATGGATTAATTACTGGTGCCGAAACCAGTTCTATTGGCCACATGGATTGCCGTTGGTATTCAACCTTGCAGGATCGCATTAATCactatgttaaatatacaaatttacagCGTTATATGCAAAATAACAAGAATTCAACACTTGCGATAGTTGAGGTTACTTGGTCTGAAACTTGCAATAAGAGGAATAGAAGCGATATTTCCAATTACGGGagtaataaatttgaatatttcacAGTACTTGAGGGTAAAAATGCagttattgataaattacttCAATCTCTAACATTGCAACTTTACTTGAAGGAGAATTGGTTTGCGCCAGTTAAATCATTGGATACTAATGGCTACAAAATGTCTTACTTTGTTGATAACGACCTAATGTATGATTGTATAGATATTAACTCTAAAATTTGCGGTGAGATTAATCCTATTACATTTGCTGATTGCGTCGAGATTTATTGTGCCTCGGGGGAGATGTTAAGCGACCCTGCAGCTTTACCATCATCAACTGCTGTTGATTTATCCTTAATACTGCAAAAATTCGGTACTGCTGGGGAATTCTTGCATGGAAGATACCCAAAGTATGCTGAGATAACCAATGATACGacacaaaaatttgcagcAACGTGCCTACTCAAACGGCATTCATGTTCAGgacatataatatacactaGAAATAACAGTTTCAATTTGCCAGAAAAAGAAACCAACTTTCATTTTGAAAGTGCAACGGATTTGATGCAGGCATTGGATAGTTTTGTAGGTTCGggtaaaattatttcttcaaaaattgtggaCTTATTGGCCCTTTACAATGAAGGAAAGACCTATAAGCATTTG GTGGAAATGAGTCTTTCAGACGCCACGAAACGCAgttataattttgtatacataGATCCTGTGGCCGGGCTTCCATATTTCAAAGATCCTTTTGGTGCAGAAGTTAATagtaaaattattttgacTGGGCAATTAGTTCTTGGTATCAACCTAATTGCGGATGGTGGGGATCTGGTGATTCATTTGTCAACTACACTCACACGTTATACTGTATGCCTGATATTAGCATTAAGGTGCGTCTTTGacaatgtaaatttgtttagaCCTTCTTCAGTCCCTAATTGGTCCAAACGCAATTATCTCATTTGTCGAAAGTTCAATGACAAGGACAATTGCGTGTTTCGACACTACATTCAGTGTCTTTGGGATGCAAATTCACTGCACAATCAGTCAAAACTCGCAGTGCTGCAGCCATTATTGCCCATTTACTTTTCTGCACCTGATTTTGTTAGGCCattatatgaatataacaCAATGTTGCTGAGGTTGGAATTAGAGGATTTAAAACTGCGTTTACAATCAAATGGTAATGGTAGTGGTACAAATGAGTGTTCAGGGGGGAGTGAAAATGTGGCTAGTTTCATTTGCGAGTACCTGAAGGATTATTTGTACCCGGGCGACTTGGCTAAATATTCCATAACGCCAACCAAAAATTTGGACCCTAACATGGAACAGGAAGTGGATATTGAGTCCCCGCTAATTTCATCACCTGAACCATCGCCTACTCTATTATCCGAGATTTGGTGCGATGGTAATAGCGCATAA
- a CDS encoding conserved Plasmodium protein, unknown function (overlaps_old_locusTagID:BBM_II01790) produces the protein MTRSSSSFLRKSKLSLKSNNNATSHTPSSSTEYFSKKSGHKSDKNSFLHSLGHIVPYRFRIGLNQQMPSKSSDSGTLTKEYSRNVDSNYTYTDFCGFRFPTLETIENKRYWKDIGLNRFSQRIFPIKLYPHYKLDPLVKEYIYFLHSLDPGRFTISRLAERFSLKARTIEWIVRQESLAFFLRVSKLSDFNDLRITLKEYRMRTKQNVYADRIGLSHTGDDKDLEDTGFKGFKSTFDWMYLQQVQVEAMTAYPLPSTRSPVPKRVDVDLTVANNKNVKVINWIDPTDKVIF, from the exons ATGACGAGGTCTTCCTCATCTTTCCTTCGCAAATCAAAACTATCCCTTAAATCCAATAATAATGCTACTTCGCACACCCCTTCTAGTTCAACtgaatatttttcaaaaaaatctGGGCATAAATCGGACAAAAATTCCTTCTTACACTCCCTCGGTCACATAGTACCCTACCGTTTCCGTATAGGACTTAATCAACAGATGCCTTCCAAATCTAGTGATTCTGGGACTTTGACA AAAGAGTATAGTAGGAATGTGGATTCTAATTACACATACACCGATTTTTGTGGGTTCCGTTTCCCAACTCTTGAAACCATCGAAAACAAACGCTATTGGAAG GACATCGGTCTAAATCGATTTAGTCAACGTATatttccaataaaattatatccGCATTATAAGCTGGATCCACTCGTCAaggaatatatttattttttacattcaTTAGATCCGGGAAGGTTTACCATCAGTAGACTAGCTGAGAGATTTAGTCTCAAGGCGAGGACAATAGAGTGGATTGTTAGACAGGAATCATTGGCCTTCTTCCTACGTGTATCCAAACTTAGTGATTTTAATGATCTTAGAATCACATTGAAAGAATATCGTATGAGAACTAAACAAAATGTATATGCTGATAGAATTG GCTTATCGCATACAGGTGATGATAAGGATTTGGAAGATACGGGGTTTAAGGGCTTCAAGAGTACATTCGACTGGATGTATCTACAGCAAGTGCAAGTTGAGGCTATGACGGCATATCCCCTCCCTTCAACGCGTTCCCCTGTGCCAAAACGAGTGGATGTGGATCTGACAGTAGCtaacaataaaaatgttaaagTGATCAATTGGATAGATCCAACGGATAAAGTAATCTTTTGA
- a CDS encoding hypothetical protein (overlaps_old_locusTagID:BBM_II01795) — protein sequence MWENRLTRLATLYLITTTVGILTCDARNPRHTKFHKKHTPITDISPTANNLDDYELITYGNDEGLHDEPGLGSIVTDIEIRTPANFDGTAGNKGRKSKRTDKPVKKAKPVKTRNPVNITEINNANDEDTIDADLDEDLEDDTYTDKPTGFFMKCFYGFCILASIAVVGFLLYFLYTNYFKSWFSKLKNINISRLWKRGAARVEGEDSALLVATE from the coding sequence ATGTGGGAAAATCGCCTAACCAGACTCGCCACACTGTATTTAATTACCACCACCGTGGGTATACTCACGTGTGATGCTAGGAACCCACGACACACTAAATTTCACAAAAAACACACTCCAATAACTGACATATCACCCACAGCTaataatttggatgattatgaattaattacttATGGAAATGACGAAGGTCTACACGATGAACCTGGCCTTGGTAGTATAGTTACAGATATCGAGATAAGGACACCCGCCAATTTTGATGGGACAGCTGGTAATAAGGGGAGAAAGAGCAAGCGCACTGATAAACCAGTGAAAAAGGCAAAGCCAGTGAAAACGAGGAACCCAGTGAACATCACCGAGATAAATAACGCTAATGATGAAGATACTATCGACGCAGACTTAGACGAAGATCTAGAGGATGATACTTATACTGATAAGCCCACCGGTTTCTTTATGAAATGTTTTTATggattttgtatattagcATCCATCGCTGTTGTAggatttttattatatttcctatatacaaattattttaaatcttGGTTCAGCAAACTCAAGAACATAAACATCAGCAGGCTCTGGAAAAGGGGCGCGGCTAGAGTAGAGGGCGAAGACTCTGCATTGCTTGTCGCAACAGAGTAG
- a CDS encoding cyclase-associated protein, putative (CAP) (overlaps_old_locusTagID:BBM_II01800;~overlaps_old_locusTagID:BBM_II01805), with protein MGDNRNIVVVEDLYKDISGLKNTTLDLKNFSMSNSAKVVNCSDVTLNLSEKMSKITLLDCHDIIVNSNSLITGIEITSCHNIKIIVTKNLPSLVIDKSDSIITYVPEESAGNLKITTAKSGDLNLVISKPNDSQYELHIPSQFEHTLDETLKNFIHKPSSFY; from the exons atggGTGATAATA GGAACATTGTAGTTGTTGAAGACTTGTATAAAGATATTTCCGGATTAAAAAACACCACCTTGGATTTGAAAAACTTTTCAATGTCAAACTCAGCGAAGGTTGTAAACTGTTCGGATGTAACTCTTAATTTAAGCGAAAAGATGTCAAAGATTACGTTGTTGGATTGTCACGATATCATCGTTAATTCCAATTCTCTAATCACCGGAATTGAAATCACATCTTGTCATAACATCAAGATTATTGTTACCAAGAATCTCCCTAGTTTGGTTATAGATAAATCTGATAGTATAATAACATATGTACCTGAGGAGTCTGCAGGTAACCTAAAGATTACAACTGCCAAATCTGGTGATCTCAACTTGGTCATTAGTAAACCGAATGACTCTCAATACGAATTGCACATCCCTTCCCAATTTGAGCATACACTTGATGAAACACTCAAGAATTTTATTCACAAGCCCTCATCTTTTTATTAA
- a CDS encoding 26S proteasome non-ATPase regulatory subunit 10 (overlaps_old_locusTagID:BBM_II01770): MPVSIINSTTNQKSKRFTHVSRSTNKTTQSSGISVDDVLNKYTKYKAGKGVCLNENTNELDRLEFSISQLSFIKNTKLDSINRNIYDFVSSSIKQHESNTSQLTSNLSTIYTSSEYNDVNNLLLQASFWGNLEEIIHCLDSGAYVNYSDQVGRSAIHYSTALGSLDCVKFLISRGADVNAVDLKSWTSLHIAVTKNYTIVAKLLIDAGADVKALLTHKCAPSRRVGVYSTCIHFAAIKGNVEMTKLLMENGLSINDRDSANLTPLDYAAFRKNYRYLNYIIDNGGKIDNIDINNRTVLHSAALGGHVDNFKLLLAKGGNPKVRDNWGLTPYDLAVLRNHDKLIRFMEKNKCNIKGIDGIGGSMGPTVSDRSLANAIAISLEEPNVDSIAMAVKCLGSELCLKLLEAALAVDRKGGMMTMDGKRKRSRGGVFFFLLKELYHNGHVSRDDYAYIKILDRESVKPKTLSVSVRRNSLKHATTSRTGVSNAKISDFSCRNSNKIGSTNDITNRADSSNINTTKEDHVDNKLVNDKYSTVKHLNGKGKRVTKPILTKDKQLNNIKSYSDDVTTEIQDNVQLNHKIQMLILLQKFQQQLNVNNPIHSENNTKSSIGNGDSAGNIVTGNSTNKGCRKTHQA, from the coding sequence ATGCCTGTGTCTATAATAAATTCTACCACTAACCAAAAATCAAAGCGATTTACACATGTGAGTAGGAGCACAAACAAAACAACACAATCTTCGGGGATTAGTGTGGATGATGTATTGAACAAGTATACTAAATACAAGGCAGGCAAGGGAGTTTGTTTAAATGAAAATACTAACGAATTGGATCGACTTGAGTTCTCTATATCACAGCTGTCctttataaaaaatactAAATTAGATTCAATCAACAggaatatatatgatttcGTCAGTTCTTCCATCAAACAGCACGAGTCTAACACAAGTCAATTAACTTCCAATTTATCCACAATTTATACTAGTTCCGAGTACAACGATGTGAATAATTTACTTTTGCAGGCTTCTTTTTGGGGTAATCTGGAAGAGATTATTCATTGTCTAGATTCAGGCGCTTATGTTAACTATTCTGATCAAGTGGGTAGGTCTGCTATACACTATTCCACTGCATTAGGGTCATTGGATTGTGTTAAATTTCTAATTTCACGCGGTGCCGATGTAAATGCGGTGGATCTAAAGTCTTGGACATCTTTGCACATAGCGGTGACTAAGAACTATACAATTGTGGCAAAACTTTTGATAGACGCGGGAGCTGATGTGAAGGCTCTCCTAACACACAAATGTGCTCCCAGCAGAAGGGTAGGCGTATATTCCACTTGCATACATTTTGCTGCCATAAAGGGCAATGTGGAGATGACAAAGTTGCTTATGGAGAATGGATTGTCGATTAATGACAGAGACTCTGCCAATCTCACTCCTCTAGATTATGCTGCCTTCCGTAAAAATTACAGGTATCTGAACTATATAATTGACAATGGGGgcaaaattgacaatattGACATCAATAACCGCACTGTACTACACTCTGCAGCGCTTGGTGGACATGTAGATAATTTCAAGCTTTTGTTGGCAAAGGGTGGAAACCCTAAGGTGCGTGACAATTGGGGCTTAACTCCTTATGACTTAGCTGTACTCAGAAACCATGATAAGCTGATTAGATTCATGGAGAAGAACAAGTGTAATATAAAGGGTATAGATGGCATAGGCGGGTCTATGGGTCCCACCGTTAGCGATAGAAGTTTAGCCAATGCCATAGCAATTTCCCTAGAAGAGCCAAATGTTGATAGCATTGCCATGGCGGTTAAGTGTCTTGGTAGCGAATTATGTTTGAAACTTTTGGAAGCTGCTCTAGCTGTGGATAGAAAGGGCGGGATGATGACTATGGATGGGAAGCGGAAGAGAAGTAGGGGCGGCGTCTTTTTTTTTCTATTAAAGGAACTATACCATAATGGCCATGTGTCTAGAGACGACTATGCTTACATAAAGATTCTGGACAGGGAATCAGTGAAGCCTAAGACGTTAAGCGTATCAGTTAGGAGAAACAGTCTCAAACATGCTACAACTTCCAGAACAGGTGTTTCCAATGCAAAAATTAGTGATTTTAGTTGTAGAAACTCCAATAAAATCGGTTCAACTAATGACATTACCAACCGTGCCGATAgttcaaatataaatactacAAAGGAGGATCATGTCGATAACAAATTAgtaaatgataaatattctaCTGTAAAGCATCTGAATGGCAAAGGGAAACGAGTTACAAAGCCAATTTTAACCAAggataaacaattaaacaaCATTAAATCTTATTCAGACGATGTTACTACGGAGATCCAAGACAATGTACAACTGAAtcataaaattcaaatgttGATACTTTTGCAGAAATTCCAACAGCAATTGAATGTCAATAATCCTATACATAGTGAAAATAATACTAAATCAAGCATTGGAAATGGAGATTCCGCCGGTAATATAGTGACTGGAAATAGCACTAACAAGGGCTGCAGAAAGACGCATCAAGCATAA